In Risungbinella massiliensis, a single window of DNA contains:
- a CDS encoding Fur family transcriptional regulator, protein MDLQAALDRLKDKGYKYTGKRELMVEIFRREGRYLSAKEVLDYMQEEYPTLSFDTVYRNLSLFEELDIVEATEWDGERRYRFHCGGNDHHHHLICTDCGKTRTIDICPMNAILGKPEKFEITGHKFEIYGKCEHCQV, encoded by the coding sequence ATGGATCTACAAGCAGCACTCGATCGCTTGAAAGACAAAGGATATAAGTATACAGGTAAGCGTGAGCTGATGGTGGAGATCTTTCGTCGCGAGGGTAGGTATCTTAGTGCAAAAGAAGTTTTGGATTACATGCAAGAAGAATATCCTACACTTAGCTTCGATACCGTTTATCGCAATCTCTCTCTATTCGAAGAACTAGATATTGTTGAAGCGACCGAATGGGACGGAGAGAGACGGTATCGTTTTCATTGCGGAGGAAATGATCACCATCATCACCTGATCTGTACGGACTGTGGGAAGACCAGAACCATCGATATCTGTCCAATGAATGCGATTTTAGGCAAACCAGAAAAGTTTGAGATAACGGGACATAAGTTTGAGATCTATGGTAAGTGTGAACATTGCCAAGTGTAA
- a CDS encoding DUF308 domain-containing protein has translation MKIKDLLFAVTISIFGYFFVYSESAPLWSASIVSVLLILGGIFHWWNYFFMAEKREEKKASLKDAIIFTVFGLFILIDKFLV, from the coding sequence ATGAAAATAAAAGATTTGCTGTTTGCAGTTACAATCTCAATATTCGGTTATTTCTTTGTTTATTCTGAATCTGCTCCACTATGGAGTGCATCCATAGTTAGTGTCCTTTTGATTCTAGGTGGTATTTTCCATTGGTGGAACTATTTTTTTATGGCAGAGAAAAGAGAAGAAAAGAAAGCATCTTTAAAGGACGCAATAATTTTTACTGTTTTTGGATTGTTCATATTAATTGACAAGTTCCTTGTATGA
- a CDS encoding YhgE/Pip domain-containing protein — protein sequence MLSRSKKKNRKWHIANWSGFRDLQVLWQQKNMRLSLLGVLIIPLVYSCIYLWAFYDPYENVQHLPVAFVNEDRGALLDGESVNVGQELVEELENNNKVKWEFVTREEMERGFREGHYFLGVVVPSDLSERVTTVDSQKPVAGQLEYRYDEGQNYLSGKIGASMIRSLEQELDQKLTKEFVAKILDNIEESTNDLEKAADGSRTLSDGTAKAKDGSHQIYDGSIQLEAGAQKLYQGNQELNKGIGQLRNGLVQLDQGIRQLENGAHQIDGQLQPKINKVLEIQRKIHDINRRIQELTKQPIPSTGNLPSELDTAQTRLRNATQQKEKAENALEKLLLTHPELKNDAAVGEMRTAITSAAREQNEASNSLEKIQTRIAEIQKAIQEIRNWRGWLSETSQQITDSVDQQVDQVVKLGDGIHQIAGGLTQVEQNQQKLITGATKLAEGSQKLVKNFPTLVTGLGDLSQGSKELQDGLGQIQDGQRELADKLSEGVQESRESLQGKEQKEEVISNPVRVQEQNNHKVSNYASGFAPYFISLSLWVGSMILFTILDIFQFSDRLGNKTLSILPIALIGFLQAIICTVALTEGLGIDVQLTAWLYPFTILISLCFLLINQLLVVYMGNVGRFLAIVILMFQLASSGGTYPTQLLPDAVQAIAPYLPMTYTVHGLRAILSNGNTEALLGDIQVLLLFVLGCYLFINMKKWIGAWKISNMHKQQSQLNRLDLVNR from the coding sequence ATGTTATCTCGTAGTAAAAAGAAAAATCGTAAGTGGCATATTGCTAATTGGTCTGGTTTTCGAGACCTACAAGTATTATGGCAACAAAAGAATATGCGACTATCCCTATTGGGGGTATTGATTATCCCACTCGTCTATAGCTGTATCTATCTCTGGGCTTTCTATGACCCATATGAAAATGTACAACACCTCCCAGTGGCTTTCGTCAATGAAGACCGTGGAGCCCTACTGGATGGAGAGAGTGTGAACGTAGGACAAGAGCTAGTAGAAGAGTTAGAGAACAATAACAAAGTAAAATGGGAATTTGTCACAAGAGAGGAGATGGAACGAGGATTTCGAGAAGGACATTATTTTCTAGGAGTCGTCGTGCCCTCCGATCTCTCTGAACGAGTCACCACAGTAGATAGTCAAAAACCAGTTGCGGGACAATTGGAATACCGCTATGACGAAGGACAGAACTATTTGTCTGGCAAAATCGGGGCATCGATGATTCGGAGTCTCGAACAAGAACTAGATCAAAAACTAACCAAAGAATTTGTGGCTAAAATCTTAGATAACATTGAAGAGTCGACCAATGATTTAGAGAAAGCGGCGGATGGTTCTCGGACTCTATCGGATGGTACTGCAAAAGCAAAAGATGGGAGCCATCAAATTTATGATGGTTCGATTCAATTAGAAGCTGGCGCACAGAAACTATACCAAGGGAATCAAGAGCTCAATAAAGGAATTGGGCAGTTACGTAACGGATTGGTTCAACTTGATCAAGGAATCCGTCAGTTAGAAAATGGAGCGCATCAAATTGATGGGCAGTTACAGCCTAAAATCAATAAAGTGCTAGAGATCCAACGGAAAATCCACGACATCAATCGGAGAATCCAAGAGCTGACCAAACAACCTATACCTAGTACGGGAAATCTGCCCAGTGAGTTGGATACTGCTCAAACCAGACTACGTAACGCTACACAACAAAAAGAGAAGGCTGAAAATGCGCTTGAAAAGCTACTGTTGACTCATCCAGAGCTAAAAAATGACGCTGCAGTAGGGGAAATGCGTACAGCAATAACATCCGCAGCAAGAGAGCAGAATGAAGCATCGAATTCGCTAGAGAAGATCCAAACGCGAATCGCCGAGATTCAGAAAGCAATTCAAGAAATTCGAAATTGGCGTGGATGGCTGTCAGAGACTTCTCAGCAAATAACCGATAGTGTAGATCAGCAAGTCGACCAAGTGGTGAAACTGGGAGATGGGATTCACCAGATCGCAGGTGGTCTCACTCAAGTGGAACAAAACCAACAAAAACTGATCACAGGTGCTACCAAACTGGCAGAAGGTAGTCAGAAACTGGTAAAGAACTTCCCGACCTTAGTAACGGGACTCGGAGATTTAAGTCAAGGGTCGAAAGAGCTGCAAGATGGACTGGGACAAATCCAAGATGGTCAGCGAGAATTAGCGGATAAACTATCAGAGGGTGTACAGGAGTCCCGAGAATCTTTGCAAGGAAAAGAGCAAAAAGAAGAAGTGATCTCGAATCCAGTGCGGGTACAAGAACAGAACAACCATAAAGTATCCAACTATGCTTCTGGTTTTGCACCATACTTTATCTCGTTATCCCTCTGGGTTGGTAGCATGATTCTCTTTACCATCTTAGATATATTCCAATTCTCTGATCGCCTTGGAAACAAAACGCTGTCGATCTTGCCGATTGCGCTGATCGGGTTCCTGCAAGCAATCATCTGTACCGTTGCTTTGACAGAAGGTCTGGGAATTGATGTCCAACTTACTGCTTGGCTCTATCCATTTACGATTCTCATCTCTCTGTGTTTCTTGCTTATCAACCAACTATTGGTTGTATACATGGGGAATGTAGGGCGTTTCCTAGCAATTGTGATCTTGATGTTCCAGTTGGCTTCAAGTGGGGGAACCTACCCAACACAATTGCTTCCAGATGCTGTTCAGGCAATTGCTCCATATCTCCCAATGACGTACACCGTTCATGGGCTTAGAGCTATCTTATCAAATGGGAATACGGAAGCCTTACTCGGAGACATACAGGTATTGCTACTATTTGTATTAGGATGCTATCTCTTTATTAACATGAAAAAATGGATTGGCGCTTGGAAAATAAGTAACATGCACAAACAGCAAAGTCAGTTGAATAGATTGGACCTTGTGAATAGGTAA
- a CDS encoding DEAD/DEAH box helicase: MVRFADLGLSEEVLQSMEKMGFEEATPIQAQTIPLALAGKDLLGQAQTGTGKTAAFGIPLVEKIAVDDGHVQGLIITPTRELAVQVAEELNRIGQVKKVRTLPVYGGQEIDRQIRSLKKRPHIVVGTPGRLQDHIRRRTIRLQTVEMVILDEADEMLNMGFIEDIEAILTEVPTSRQTLLFSATMPKQIQALAEKFMTEPANVKIQAKQVTMPNIEQYFMEVAPKQKFDVLCNLLDIQSPELAIVFGRTKKGVDEITEGLRKRGYSAEGLHGDLTQAKRDQVVRRLKSGSIDIMVATDVAARGLDISGITHVYNYDIPQDPESYVHRIGRTGRAGKHGVAMTFVHSREMNHLKLIERVTKSKIKREAVPTIAEALHGSQQTAVNQLLEVVQEGQVDTYHQIAKNLLEQHDSVTLLSAALKIMTKEPDTTPVELSQHFVMDRGSRSGGRRDGGRGRGDGRFGKGGGKKRFDKKEKSSFKRDNSGRKNGPKKSKQRVGQ, from the coding sequence TTGGTACGATTTGCAGATTTAGGACTAAGTGAAGAGGTTTTACAGTCTATGGAAAAAATGGGGTTCGAAGAAGCGACCCCGATTCAAGCACAGACCATCCCCTTGGCACTCGCAGGTAAAGACCTTTTAGGTCAAGCTCAGACGGGAACGGGTAAAACAGCAGCTTTCGGTATTCCATTGGTAGAAAAAATTGCGGTAGATGATGGGCATGTACAAGGGCTTATTATCACCCCGACACGAGAGCTAGCAGTTCAGGTTGCAGAAGAACTGAACCGGATTGGACAAGTAAAGAAAGTACGGACTCTTCCGGTGTATGGTGGACAGGAGATTGATCGCCAGATTCGCTCGTTGAAAAAACGTCCTCACATCGTTGTAGGTACTCCTGGACGTTTGCAAGACCATATTCGTCGTAGAACTATTCGTCTACAAACGGTCGAAATGGTCATCTTGGATGAAGCAGATGAAATGCTGAACATGGGCTTCATTGAGGATATCGAAGCGATTTTGACAGAGGTTCCAACATCACGGCAAACTCTGTTGTTCTCCGCTACGATGCCAAAACAGATTCAGGCACTAGCAGAAAAGTTTATGACTGAACCTGCCAATGTCAAAATTCAAGCAAAACAAGTAACAATGCCCAACATCGAACAATATTTTATGGAAGTTGCTCCAAAGCAGAAATTTGATGTGCTCTGTAATCTTTTAGACATCCAATCACCTGAACTTGCCATCGTTTTTGGACGAACCAAAAAAGGCGTAGATGAGATTACAGAAGGTCTACGCAAACGTGGGTATTCGGCAGAAGGACTTCATGGTGATTTGACCCAAGCAAAACGGGATCAAGTGGTACGCAGGCTTAAAAGCGGTTCGATTGACATCATGGTAGCAACCGATGTAGCAGCTAGAGGCTTAGATATTAGTGGGATTACTCATGTGTACAACTATGATATTCCACAAGATCCAGAAAGCTATGTTCACCGTATTGGACGTACTGGACGTGCTGGAAAACATGGAGTTGCGATGACGTTTGTCCATTCTCGTGAGATGAATCACCTCAAGCTAATCGAACGAGTAACCAAATCCAAAATTAAGCGAGAGGCAGTTCCGACCATTGCCGAAGCACTACATGGTTCTCAGCAGACTGCGGTGAACCAGTTGTTAGAGGTTGTGCAAGAGGGTCAAGTAGACACCTACCATCAAATCGCAAAGAATTTGTTGGAACAACATGATTCGGTAACATTGTTATCTGCTGCTTTGAAGATCATGACCAAAGAACCAGATACTACGCCAGTAGAGCTCTCTCAACACTTTGTAATGGATCGCGGTTCCCGTTCTGGTGGAAGACGTGATGGCGGAAGAGGCCGTGGAGATGGTAGATTTGGAAAAGGCGGCGGCAAAAAACGCTTTGATAAAAAAGAAAAAAGCTCTTTTAAACGCGATAACTCTGGGCGCAAAAACGGTCCGAAAAAGTCGAAACAACGAGTAGGACAATAA
- a CDS encoding glycoside hydrolase family 15 protein, whose translation MKRSPVTNKPYLNEAVIGNSSMLIALGSTGEIYRMWWPNIDMPQHVESWKSGIRLTNGSETSWIEEREDWTHHQSYVAKTNILQTTATYRNQEELPLTVVNTDWVLPNKDVLLRHYQFTNSSTSKLEIEFFVCASLTVAEGRHYHTVSFEPDIDGLVYFRQNYAFTLSSANVCKGYTTGNVFAQVATGHLNGNSIAMESEGALSYRIQIPAKSTVDFPIYLASGHTIQEAKQNLVETKELSVTSLFEETKEYWTAYLEKTISLQHLDQQAIQIYERSLLVFALMSDRKTGTVIAAPEFDEAFVECGGYAYCWGRDAAFIATAFDQAGLTHLSRSFYQWALTAQDADGSWQQRHYHDGTLAPSWGLQIDEGASLIWGMYQHYLNTSDPAFLHEIWEAVKKGTEFLVEFLDPQTGLPLPSNDLWEERFAEHTYSAAAVYGGISAAAEIAKVMGIEEYATKWSAVAIVLKKAIEDKVFDPKTNRFYRGLKLSVNQQVYEDALQAGRKGYIDQDQKGYQRYVLEIDPILDISLVGLSIPFGILSADDERMVATANAIEETCTSPVVGGIRRYENDDYIGGNPWILTTLWLAQLRIKQGRMEDATRLFQWAIDHASPLGLLPEQVDQQTGEPAWVLPLTWSHAMFVLTAHLFETEYRSNRKTLGE comes from the coding sequence ATGAAACGTTCGCCTGTAACAAACAAACCATATTTAAATGAAGCGGTTATTGGAAACTCTTCTATGCTTATAGCTTTAGGCAGTACGGGAGAAATCTACCGCATGTGGTGGCCGAATATCGATATGCCGCAACATGTAGAGAGTTGGAAGTCTGGTATTCGTTTAACCAATGGTTCCGAGACTTCTTGGATCGAAGAGAGAGAAGATTGGACACATCATCAATCTTATGTAGCAAAGACAAATATCCTCCAAACAACTGCGACCTATCGGAACCAAGAGGAATTGCCTCTCACCGTGGTAAACACCGATTGGGTGCTTCCAAATAAAGATGTTCTCTTACGGCATTATCAGTTCACCAACTCATCTACTAGCAAGCTAGAGATAGAGTTTTTTGTTTGCGCTTCCTTGACAGTAGCAGAGGGTCGTCACTACCATACGGTCTCATTTGAGCCGGATATAGATGGATTAGTTTATTTCCGACAGAACTATGCTTTTACGCTTTCTAGTGCAAACGTTTGCAAAGGATATACAACCGGAAATGTGTTTGCTCAAGTAGCGACAGGTCATCTAAATGGGAATTCCATTGCGATGGAATCGGAAGGTGCATTGTCTTATCGGATCCAAATTCCGGCAAAAAGTACAGTGGATTTTCCGATCTATCTAGCATCTGGCCATACCATCCAAGAAGCAAAGCAAAATTTAGTAGAAACAAAGGAACTCTCGGTTACTTCGCTTTTCGAGGAGACCAAAGAGTATTGGACAGCTTATTTGGAGAAAACAATTTCTCTCCAACATCTGGACCAACAAGCTATCCAGATCTACGAACGCTCCCTATTAGTTTTTGCTTTGATGAGTGATCGCAAGACAGGAACTGTTATTGCGGCACCAGAATTTGATGAGGCCTTTGTGGAGTGCGGAGGATATGCGTACTGTTGGGGAAGGGATGCAGCCTTTATTGCTACAGCCTTTGATCAAGCTGGTCTCACTCATTTATCGCGAAGTTTTTACCAATGGGCTTTGACTGCACAAGATGCAGATGGCTCTTGGCAACAACGCCACTATCACGATGGTACGTTAGCCCCTTCGTGGGGTTTGCAGATCGACGAAGGAGCATCCCTCATTTGGGGAATGTATCAACATTATCTAAATACATCCGATCCTGCTTTCTTGCATGAGATTTGGGAAGCAGTGAAAAAGGGGACAGAGTTTCTGGTTGAATTCCTTGATCCTCAAACGGGTCTACCTCTTCCGAGCAACGACCTATGGGAAGAGCGTTTTGCTGAACATACATACTCAGCTGCCGCTGTGTATGGAGGGATTTCGGCTGCGGCGGAGATTGCGAAAGTGATGGGAATAGAGGAATATGCAACAAAATGGTCTGCTGTTGCAATAGTTCTAAAAAAAGCGATTGAAGACAAGGTGTTCGATCCAAAAACCAATCGTTTTTATCGTGGATTGAAACTCTCGGTTAATCAACAAGTATATGAAGATGCATTGCAAGCAGGGCGGAAGGGCTACATAGATCAGGATCAAAAAGGTTACCAACGATATGTGTTAGAAATCGATCCTATTCTAGATATTAGTTTAGTTGGACTTTCGATTCCGTTTGGGATACTATCAGCGGATGATGAACGAATGGTAGCAACTGCAAATGCAATCGAGGAAACCTGTACTTCTCCAGTGGTTGGTGGAATTCGGCGTTACGAAAATGATGATTACATTGGAGGGAATCCATGGATCTTGACCACCCTATGGTTAGCGCAACTTCGGATAAAGCAAGGTCGCATGGAAGATGCTACTAGGTTGTTCCAATGGGCTATAGACCATGCATCACCACTGGGCTTACTTCCAGAACAAGTAGATCAGCAAACTGGTGAACCAGCTTGGGTGTTACCATTAACATGGTCCCATGCCATGTTTGTCCTCACTGCACATCTTTTCGAAACAGAGTATCGTTCTAATAGAAAAACATTAGGAGAATAA
- a CDS encoding LacI family DNA-binding transcriptional regulator: MSSITIKDVAKKAGVSPSTVSRVITNHPKISPATKRKVREAMEELGYHPNVMAKSLVSKSTKTIGLVLPHSAEDLFTNPFFSEVLRGMLGYANTKQYDVLMSSANNQAEEMEAVTRMVLGGRADGIILMEPRKEDPIVSKLLEYQFPFVVLGRTLEHRGILSVNNDNQKAAYDVTNHLIDQGHQRIGFTSGPPDLVVSEDRLKGYQQALVEAGLPFSTNWLIRGEFLQKSGFHAVSMVMNQIERPTAFVVTDDVVAFSLMRELVAAGFHIPKDVSIVGFNNILLSEMSNPPITTVDIGIYQLGFSTMQLLIQKIQGEEINQTEVIVPHRLVIRESSMK; the protein is encoded by the coding sequence TCCAGTATAACCATTAAAGATGTTGCAAAAAAAGCGGGAGTCTCCCCTTCGACAGTCTCTCGTGTTATTACCAATCATCCCAAGATCAGCCCTGCTACAAAGCGGAAGGTTCGAGAAGCGATGGAAGAATTGGGCTATCATCCAAACGTCATGGCAAAAAGTTTGGTTTCGAAAAGCACCAAAACGATCGGTTTAGTGTTACCTCATTCTGCGGAAGATCTTTTTACCAATCCATTCTTTTCGGAAGTGTTACGAGGTATGTTAGGGTATGCCAATACCAAGCAATATGACGTTCTGATGTCGTCTGCTAACAACCAGGCCGAAGAAATGGAAGCGGTTACGAGAATGGTGCTTGGAGGCAGGGCAGATGGAATTATCTTGATGGAGCCTCGAAAAGAAGATCCAATTGTATCGAAACTGTTAGAGTATCAGTTTCCTTTCGTCGTATTAGGACGTACTCTCGAACATAGAGGAATCCTCTCGGTTAATAACGATAATCAAAAAGCGGCTTATGATGTAACGAATCATCTAATTGACCAAGGTCATCAACGAATAGGATTTACTAGTGGTCCTCCTGATCTCGTCGTTTCGGAAGATCGATTAAAAGGATATCAACAAGCATTAGTGGAAGCGGGTCTCCCCTTTTCAACAAATTGGCTAATTCGAGGGGAGTTTTTACAAAAAAGTGGGTTTCATGCTGTTTCCATGGTGATGAATCAGATAGAGCGACCAACTGCTTTTGTGGTTACAGATGATGTGGTTGCCTTTAGCTTGATGAGAGAGCTAGTTGCGGCAGGTTTCCATATTCCCAAAGATGTTTCCATCGTTGGTTTCAATAACATTCTCCTTTCGGAGATGAGCAATCCACCGATAACGACCGTTGATATCGGAATCTATCAGCTAGGGTTTTCTACGATGCAGCTACTGATCCAGAAAATCCAAGGAGAAGAGATAAATCAGACAGAAGTAATTGTTCCACATCGTTTAGTTATCCGCGAGTCATCAATGAAGTAA
- a CDS encoding metal ABC transporter ATP-binding protein — MSNIIEVNNVSFSYDNQKVLDQVNLTLNKGEFLGILGPNGSGKSTLMKLILGLLKPDEGSIQIFETPVNQWKKRYRLGYVSQKSNSFDSGFPATVREVVTSGLVGKKGLFRRYNKQDRQRVEKALDIVGIADLANRNIGKLSGGQQQRAFIARALVTDPELLILDEPTVGIDAKSTASFYQLLADLHQQKDLSLILVTHDIGVVSSTVDRVACLNRKLHFHGSSQEFSENQKEILTKMYGTEIQLVHHHH, encoded by the coding sequence ATGAGTAACATAATCGAAGTAAACAACGTCAGTTTCTCTTACGATAATCAAAAAGTACTAGACCAAGTGAACCTCACCCTGAACAAGGGTGAGTTTTTGGGTATCCTCGGACCGAATGGCTCTGGTAAATCGACCTTGATGAAATTAATCCTGGGCTTATTGAAACCAGATGAGGGTTCTATTCAGATTTTTGAAACCCCTGTAAATCAGTGGAAAAAGCGCTATCGCCTCGGATATGTATCCCAAAAATCCAACAGCTTTGACTCGGGCTTTCCGGCTACGGTAAGAGAAGTAGTTACTTCCGGACTGGTTGGAAAGAAAGGGCTGTTTCGTCGATATAACAAACAAGACCGACAACGGGTAGAAAAAGCACTTGATATTGTGGGAATTGCGGATCTTGCCAATCGGAATATCGGCAAACTTTCTGGAGGGCAACAACAACGCGCTTTTATTGCGAGAGCCTTGGTCACGGATCCAGAGCTTCTCATTTTGGATGAGCCAACAGTAGGGATTGATGCCAAGTCGACAGCTAGTTTTTATCAGCTGCTAGCCGACCTTCACCAACAAAAGGACCTTTCTCTTATCTTGGTAACGCATGATATCGGTGTGGTATCTTCTACGGTAGATCGAGTAGCTTGTCTCAATCGAAAGTTACATTTTCACGGCTCTTCCCAAGAGTTTTCAGAGAATCAAAAAGAGATTCTAACTAAAATGTACGGAACCGAGATCCAGTTGGTTCACCATCATCATTAG
- a CDS encoding metal ABC transporter substrate-binding protein gives MKRNWKKIGLSALSLGLALFLTACGTNEEAKKEAKTKTEKVSIYTSTYALEDFAKKIGGTHVEVTNLVPVGVEPHDFEPSAKEIAQLNESDIFLYNGAGLETWVDKTLSSLDKNKTKVINTTDQLSLLKVAEEEEHGHGHEHEHEEEAKKEDDHDHGEFDPHVWLDPTLANQQAMKIRDALIQQDPAHKADYEKNFATLEANFNQLDQEFQEMVKKAPKKEFVTSHAAFQYLAKRYGLEQVAISGISPQDEPSPAELKEIVEMAREHGVKYIMFETLVSSKIADVVRNEVKAEALTLNPVEGLTKEEQAQGADYFSVMRKNKENLAKALGVTQ, from the coding sequence ATGAAACGAAATTGGAAAAAGATCGGATTATCTGCTCTTTCTCTTGGTTTGGCGCTTTTTCTAACTGCATGTGGGACAAATGAAGAGGCGAAGAAAGAAGCAAAAACAAAGACAGAAAAAGTATCTATCTATACATCTACTTATGCGCTAGAGGATTTTGCTAAGAAAATCGGAGGCACTCATGTAGAGGTAACAAATCTAGTGCCAGTCGGAGTAGAGCCACACGACTTTGAGCCCTCTGCAAAAGAGATCGCCCAACTAAATGAATCGGATATCTTTCTCTATAATGGTGCTGGTTTGGAGACATGGGTAGACAAAACATTATCCAGCTTAGACAAAAACAAAACCAAAGTGATCAATACAACAGATCAGTTGAGCCTATTAAAGGTTGCCGAGGAAGAAGAGCATGGTCATGGCCATGAGCACGAGCATGAAGAGGAAGCCAAAAAAGAAGACGATCATGATCATGGCGAATTTGATCCGCATGTATGGTTAGACCCTACTTTGGCAAATCAACAAGCGATGAAAATTCGGGATGCACTTATTCAACAAGATCCTGCTCATAAAGCTGATTATGAGAAGAACTTTGCTACGTTGGAGGCCAATTTCAATCAATTGGATCAGGAGTTCCAAGAGATGGTGAAAAAGGCCCCTAAAAAAGAGTTTGTGACCTCTCATGCCGCTTTTCAGTATTTGGCAAAGCGCTATGGTTTAGAGCAAGTAGCGATTTCTGGAATCTCTCCTCAAGATGAACCATCTCCTGCCGAACTAAAAGAGATAGTGGAAATGGCAAGAGAACATGGAGTAAAGTATATTATGTTTGAAACTTTGGTAAGCTCCAAGATAGCAGATGTTGTCCGAAACGAAGTGAAAGCGGAAGCTCTTACACTAAACCCCGTGGAAGGACTAACGAAGGAGGAACAAGCCCAAGGTGCAGATTATTTCTCTGTGATGAGAAAAAATAAAGAGAATCTAGCAAAAGCTCTGGGCGTCACGCAATGA
- a CDS encoding TetR/AcrR family transcriptional regulator, which produces MLRHPKIEGIFQAAVEVFSHSGFDQAKVDEIAQKAGVAKGTIYYHFRSKEELFLGMISEGLEKLVDFVERNIQTSDDPIVQLEQVVRAQLLFFSENAKLAKIILQEAFGTKERQQEFRHHVRDYLRLIEGLLEKGQAQGVFRVANVSEMASAIFGALSVSALQKIFSLEGDALQTDQALVILSDSMVHFVLGGIKMS; this is translated from the coding sequence ATGTTGCGCCATCCAAAAATAGAGGGTATTTTTCAAGCGGCAGTTGAAGTTTTTTCTCATAGCGGATTTGACCAAGCAAAAGTAGATGAGATTGCACAAAAAGCAGGAGTAGCGAAAGGTACTATTTATTATCACTTTCGGAGTAAAGAAGAATTGTTCCTTGGGATGATTAGCGAAGGATTAGAGAAATTGGTTGACTTTGTAGAACGAAATATCCAAACATCAGACGATCCGATTGTCCAACTAGAACAGGTTGTTAGAGCACAGCTTCTCTTTTTTTCTGAGAATGCCAAACTTGCTAAAATTATTTTGCAAGAAGCATTTGGAACCAAAGAGAGACAACAAGAGTTTCGCCATCATGTTCGGGACTATCTACGATTGATTGAAGGTTTGCTGGAAAAAGGCCAAGCACAAGGCGTGTTTCGAGTTGCCAATGTTAGTGAAATGGCTTCTGCTATTTTTGGAGCACTTAGTGTATCGGCATTACAAAAGATTTTTTCGTTAGAAGGCGATGCATTACAAACGGATCAAGCGTTAGTAATACTTAGCGATAGTATGGTTCATTTTGTGCTCGGTGGCATAAAAATGTCATAA
- a CDS encoding metal ABC transporter permease yields the protein MSFIEDLTKYEFLQNALLAGVLIGLVAPLIGVYLVVRRLSLIADALSHVGLSGVAAGLLLQKEVSALASLSPIYTGMGFSVVGALFVERIRKLYQSYQELAIPILLSTGTGLGVVLISVADGFNVDIAGYLFGNILAVRTEEIQLIAVVAVLVFLFLIFFYKEMFALSFDEEHAVLSGVPRRWINFLFLVLVALVVSAAIRVVGVLLVSALITLPAAASLQIGNSFRQVLGWSVLYAQISVLAGLLAAYYFDFASGGAIVLVSVMILLINVFVKQVRRRVRSTS from the coding sequence ATGTCCTTTATTGAGGATTTAACTAAATATGAGTTTCTTCAGAATGCACTCCTGGCAGGCGTACTGATTGGACTCGTTGCACCGCTGATCGGAGTCTATTTAGTAGTTCGCCGTCTTTCGCTTATAGCAGATGCACTCTCTCATGTTGGATTGTCTGGTGTTGCGGCGGGTTTACTCCTACAAAAAGAAGTTTCTGCCCTTGCTAGTCTATCTCCTATCTATACAGGAATGGGATTTTCTGTGGTAGGAGCTTTATTTGTAGAACGAATTCGCAAGCTATACCAATCTTATCAAGAGTTGGCTATTCCCATTCTGCTCTCAACTGGAACAGGCTTGGGGGTAGTTTTGATTAGTGTAGCAGACGGATTTAATGTAGATATAGCTGGATATCTGTTTGGAAATATCTTAGCAGTTCGTACCGAAGAGATTCAGTTAATCGCAGTAGTAGCTGTACTTGTATTTCTTTTTCTCATTTTTTTCTATAAAGAGATGTTTGCTCTTTCGTTTGATGAAGAACATGCAGTTCTATCTGGAGTGCCTAGAAGATGGATCAATTTTCTTTTTCTTGTACTAGTGGCGCTGGTAGTTTCTGCTGCGATACGAGTAGTGGGAGTTTTACTTGTTTCTGCATTGATTACCTTACCTGCTGCTGCAAGCCTTCAGATTGGTAACAGCTTTAGGCAAGTATTAGGTTGGTCTGTGTTATATGCTCAAATATCAGTCTTAGCAGGACTTTTAGCAGCGTATTATTTTGACTTTGCTTCGGGTGGAGCGATCGTTCTTGTTTCGGTGATGATATTGTTGATAAATGTTTTCGTGAAACAAGTGAGGCGAAGAGTTCGTTCTACTAGTTAG